The following proteins are encoded in a genomic region of alpha proteobacterium U9-1i:
- a CDS encoding PQQ-dependent oxidoreductase of gdhB family gives MRTLIIVASLGLFVACAEPSAIAQNEPPPNAENQTPAFPEQTRATRVSSGLDLQVREIAAGLSHPWAIAFLPSGDALVTERAGRLRFVASAGIVAAAAISGVPEVDARNQGGLLDVAVSPTFATDRLVYLSYAEPRGNGENGTSVVRARLNERNAALENLQVIFRQQPSWRSQHHFGSRLVFDREGRLYVTLGERARAASRAQEIDNHIGKVVRINADGSTPADNPFVGRAGAAPEVWSYGHRNVQGADLHPDTGELWTVEHGAQGGDELNIPRAGRNYGWPIITYGEDYGGGRIGAGETQRAGMEQPIYYWDPVIAPGDIDFYRGTLFPWRGDLLVSGMKVRALVRLDIEGERVVGEERLDLGIGRVRDVSEAPDGSLWIVTDEDNGRIVRIAPRS, from the coding sequence ATGCGCACACTGATCATTGTTGCTTCCCTTGGCCTATTCGTGGCTTGCGCCGAACCGAGCGCGATTGCCCAGAACGAGCCGCCGCCAAACGCAGAAAACCAAACCCCGGCGTTTCCCGAGCAAACGCGTGCAACGCGCGTGTCCTCTGGGCTCGATTTGCAGGTGCGGGAGATCGCCGCCGGGCTGTCGCATCCCTGGGCGATCGCGTTTCTGCCGAGCGGTGACGCCCTGGTCACCGAACGCGCGGGCCGGCTGCGTTTCGTCGCCAGCGCCGGCATTGTCGCCGCCGCGGCGATCAGCGGCGTGCCGGAGGTCGATGCACGCAACCAAGGCGGCTTGCTCGACGTGGCCGTATCGCCGACGTTCGCGACCGATCGCTTGGTATATTTGAGTTATGCCGAACCGCGCGGCAACGGCGAGAACGGCACGAGCGTCGTGCGCGCCCGCCTCAACGAGCGCAACGCCGCGCTTGAGAACCTTCAAGTCATCTTCCGCCAGCAACCAAGCTGGCGTTCGCAGCACCATTTCGGCTCGCGGCTCGTGTTCGACCGCGAAGGGCGCCTATACGTAACGCTCGGTGAACGCGCCCGCGCCGCGTCGCGCGCGCAGGAGATCGACAACCACATCGGCAAGGTCGTGCGCATCAATGCAGATGGCTCTACGCCGGCTGACAACCCTTTCGTCGGCCGCGCCGGCGCTGCGCCGGAAGTTTGGTCTTACGGCCATCGCAACGTGCAAGGGGCCGATCTTCATCCCGACACCGGAGAATTGTGGACGGTCGAGCACGGCGCGCAGGGCGGCGACGAACTCAACATCCCGCGCGCTGGGCGCAACTACGGCTGGCCAATCATAACCTACGGTGAGGATTACGGCGGCGGCCGCATCGGCGCTGGCGAGACGCAGCGCGCGGGCATGGAGCAGCCCATCTATTATTGGGATCCGGTTATTGCGCCTGGCGATATCGATTTCTATCGAGGCACACTCTTTCCCTGGCGCGGCGATTTGTTGGTTTCCGGCATGAAGGTGCGCGCGCTCGTTCGGCTCGACATAGAAGGCGAGCGTGTGGTGGGTGAGGAACGTCTGGATTTGGGGATCGGCCGAGTCCGCGACGTGAGTGAAGCGCCAGATGGCTCGCTCTGGATCGTCACCGATGAAGACAATGGCCGCATTGTCCGCATCGCTCCCCGCAGCTGA
- a CDS encoding 4-hydroxyphenylpyruvate dioxygenase encodes MADLFENPIGTDGFEFVEFTGPDPEAIARYFELMGFTAVSKHRSKNVIRYKQGDINFILNMEPSGQPADFRATHGPSANGMAFRVKDAKAAFEEAVKRGAKPVDMAIGPMELDIPCIEGIGGAYIYLVDRYGAQTIYDVDFKPIEGADETKNSVGLTYLDHLTHNVYRGNMAKWAEYYERIFNFREIRYFDIEGKVTGLFSKAMTSPCGKIRIPLNESKGDPGKVDQIEEYLQRYRGEGIQHLAFGTDNLYAVVDRLRARGVELQDTIEAYFDLIDKRLPGHGEPVEELRKRRILIDGAPSEGQGLLLQIFGKDAIGPIFFEFIQRKGNEGFGEGNFKALFESIELDQIRRGVLKESA; translated from the coding sequence ATGGCTGACCTGTTCGAGAACCCAATCGGCACCGATGGGTTTGAGTTCGTCGAATTCACGGGGCCAGATCCGGAAGCGATCGCCCGCTATTTTGAGCTGATGGGCTTCACCGCGGTGTCGAAGCATCGTTCGAAAAACGTCATCCGCTACAAACAGGGCGACATCAATTTCATCCTCAACATGGAGCCGTCCGGCCAGCCGGCGGATTTCCGCGCGACCCACGGCCCCAGCGCCAACGGCATGGCGTTTCGGGTGAAGGACGCAAAGGCGGCGTTCGAGGAAGCGGTGAAGCGCGGCGCCAAGCCCGTCGATATGGCCATCGGGCCGATGGAGCTCGACATTCCCTGCATTGAGGGCATTGGCGGCGCGTACATCTATCTGGTCGATCGCTACGGCGCGCAAACCATTTATGACGTGGATTTCAAACCGATCGAAGGCGCGGACGAAACCAAAAACAGCGTCGGCCTCACCTATCTCGATCACCTGACGCACAACGTCTATCGCGGCAACATGGCCAAGTGGGCCGAGTACTATGAGCGCATCTTCAATTTCCGCGAGATCCGCTATTTCGACATCGAAGGCAAAGTCACGGGCCTGTTCTCCAAAGCGATGACAAGCCCCTGCGGCAAAATTCGCATCCCGCTGAACGAGTCGAAAGGCGATCCCGGCAAAGTCGATCAGATCGAAGAATACCTGCAACGCTATCGCGGCGAAGGCATTCAGCATTTGGCCTTCGGCACGGACAACCTCTACGCCGTGGTTGATCGTTTGCGCGCGCGCGGCGTCGAATTGCAGGACACGATCGAAGCCTATTTCGATCTCATCGACAAGCGCTTGCCGGGCCACGGCGAGCCCGTTGAGGAACTGCGTAAACGCCGCATCCTGATCGACGGTGCGCCGAGCGAAGGGCAGGGCCTGCTTCTGCAAATCTTTGGCAAGGATGCGATCGGCCCGATCTTCTTCGAGTTCATTCAGCGCAAAGGCAATGAAGGATTCGGCGAGGGCAATTTCAAAGCCCTGTTCGAGTCGATCGAACTCGACCAAATCCGCCGTGGCGTGCTGAAGGAAAGCGCGTAA
- a CDS encoding transcriptional regulator of MarR family — translation MPYRLSILSNRISRAIAARYADAFDLTIPEWRVIAVLGRRPGLTAKEVAEATEMDKVAVSRAVARLTAKRRIAAESDRQDARRQMLSLTTQGNALHAKIAPVALACEARLLDALNANERTTLDALIDRLLVAAKSI, via the coding sequence TTGCCTTACCGGCTGTCGATCCTGTCTAACCGCATCTCGCGGGCGATCGCGGCGCGTTACGCCGACGCGTTCGATCTCACCATTCCTGAATGGCGCGTCATCGCGGTGCTCGGGCGTCGCCCTGGGCTCACGGCTAAGGAAGTCGCTGAAGCGACAGAGATGGATAAGGTCGCGGTGTCGCGCGCAGTCGCGCGGCTTACGGCCAAGCGCCGCATTGCAGCGGAGAGCGATCGACAAGACGCGCGCCGGCAAATGCTGTCGCTCACAACGCAAGGCAATGCGCTGCATGCGAAGATCGCGCCGGTCGCGCTCGCCTGCGAGGCGCGTTTGCTCGATGCGCTCAACGCGAACGAGCGCACTACACTTGATGCATTGATCGATCGCCTTCTTGTCGCCGCGAAATCGATCTGA
- a CDS encoding isoaspartyl aminopeptidase has protein sequence MRILTLIALLTLSACATAPAPRWSIAIHGGAGVIERASLTPEVEAQYRAAMNAALVRGTTTLDGGGSALDAIEAVITGLEDDPLFNAGRGAVFTAEGRNELDASIMDGSTRAAGAVAGVTRTRHPITLARRVMEQSPHVMMMGEGAETFARSQNIEAVDPSYFFTERRWRQLEQFLRANNLPIPARPAGSPAPTAANESFADDHRFGTVGVVALDTHGNVAAGTSTGGTTGKRWGRVGDAPIIGAGTYAQNGVCAVSATGTGEYFIRVGVARDICARMEFEGLSAQAAADAVIAEVGAIRGDGGVIVIDGRGTPAFSMNTPGMYRARQVSGGAPIVQIFADEP, from the coding sequence ATGCGGATATTGACGCTCATCGCGCTACTAACGCTCAGCGCCTGCGCCACGGCGCCTGCGCCGCGTTGGTCGATCGCCATCCATGGCGGCGCCGGGGTGATCGAGCGCGCAAGTCTAACGCCGGAGGTCGAGGCCCAATACCGCGCGGCAATGAACGCTGCGTTGGTGCGAGGCACAACGACGCTTGATGGTGGCGGCAGCGCACTGGACGCGATCGAAGCCGTGATCACCGGCCTGGAGGACGATCCGCTGTTCAACGCGGGGCGCGGCGCAGTGTTCACGGCGGAGGGCCGCAATGAACTCGACGCGTCGATCATGGACGGCAGCACGCGCGCCGCTGGCGCCGTCGCGGGGGTTACGCGCACGCGTCACCCCATCACCCTCGCGCGGCGCGTGATGGAGCAATCGCCGCACGTGATGATGATGGGCGAGGGCGCCGAGACATTCGCCCGGTCGCAGAACATCGAGGCAGTCGACCCGTCATATTTCTTTACGGAGCGTCGTTGGCGTCAGCTTGAACAATTCCTGCGCGCCAACAATCTTCCCATTCCTGCGCGCCCCGCCGGCTCGCCCGCGCCGACCGCCGCGAACGAAAGCTTCGCCGACGATCACCGTTTCGGCACGGTCGGTGTCGTTGCGCTCGATACTCACGGCAACGTCGCCGCCGGTACATCGACGGGCGGGACAACCGGCAAACGCTGGGGCCGCGTTGGCGATGCGCCCATTATCGGAGCGGGCACGTACGCGCAGAACGGCGTCTGCGCCGTGTCAGCGACCGGTACGGGAGAGTACTTTATTCGCGTCGGCGTCGCTCGCGATATTTGCGCGCGGATGGAGTTTGAGGGGCTGTCCGCGCAAGCGGCGGCCGACGCCGTGATCGCCGAGGTCGGGGCCATTCGCGGCGATGGCGGCGTGATCGTTATCGATGGCCGCGGCACGCCGGCGTTTTCCATGAACACGCCGGGTATGTACCGCGCCCGGCAAGTCTCCGGCGGCGCGCCCATCGTTCAAATTTTCGCGGACGAACCATGA